In one Platichthys flesus chromosome 3, fPlaFle2.1, whole genome shotgun sequence genomic region, the following are encoded:
- the eeig1a gene encoding early estrogen-induced gene 1 protein — MAFFVKKKKFKFQTHLTLEELTAVPFVNGVLFCKLRLLEGDFAATSSRQEVQENCVRWRKRFTFVSKMSANPHTGVLDPSVCRVSVRKELKGGKAYTKLGFTDLNMAEFAGSGSTVRCCLLEGYDTKNTRQDNSILKVIIGMTLLSGDPCFKTPPSTAKSISISGREHTLQLDCKGEGTAETGPTGGVSLGRSAKPRPSIVSSGLLDESEVNHPSGSAEVFQSGHSRNSSYASQQSRISGYSTEHSCSSSLSDLTHRRNTSTGSSTSGCLGFTADTPPEGDRDAGRPERPPRPPRPLLPLNRLTRRKQDSVETHPSWVNDTRMDADDIVEKIVQSQNFADVNNTEDSNLRLFVNRDGTTALSGIMLGNRVSAGGYEPVVIESH; from the exons ATGGCGTTTTtcgtgaagaagaagaagtttaaGTTCCAGACGCATCtgactctggaggagctgaccgCGGTGCCCTTCGTCAACGGGGTCCTCTTCTGCAAACTGCGGCTGCTGGAGGGAGACTTCGccgccacctcctccag ACAGGAGGTTCAGGAGAACTGCGTCCGCTGGAGGAAGAGGTTCACGTTCGTCTCCAAGATGAGCGCCAACCCCCACACGGGAGTCCTGGACCCGTCTGTGTGCAGAGTGTCCGTCAGAAAG GAACTCAAAGGAGGAAAAGCATACACGAAG ctggGCTTCACAGACCTCAACATGGCGGAGTTCGCTGGCTCCGGCTCCACGGTGCGCTGCTGCCTGCTGGAGGGATACGACACCAAGAACACCCGGCAGGACAACTCCATACTGAAG GTGATCATCGGGATGACCCTGCTGTCTGGAGATCCGTGTTTTAAAAC GCCTCCCAGCACAGCGAAGTCCATTTCCATCTCAGGACGAGAACACACCCTGCAGCTGGACTGCAAAGGGGAGGGAACAGCCGAGACTGGGCCCACTGGTGGGGTTTCACTGGGCCGCTCGGCCAAGCCGCGACCCTCCATCGTCAGCTCAG GTCTCCTCGATGAATCCGAGGTGAATCATCCGTCTGGTTCTGCTGAAGTCTTCCAGTCGGGTCATTCCCGTAACTCCAGCTACGCCAGCCAGCAGAGCCGGATCTCAG GCTACAGCACGGAgcactcctgctcctccagcctgTCGGACCTCACCCACCGCAGGAACACCTCCACCGGGAGCAGCACCTCCGGGTGCCTGGGCTTCACCGCCGACACGCCACCAGAGGGCGACAGGGACGCCGGACGTCCTGAGAGACCCCCCCGACCCCCACGGCCCCTCCTACCCCTCAACCGCCTCACCAG GAGGAAGCAGGACTCGGTGGAGACTCACCCTTCTTGGGTCAATGACACTCGAATGGACGCTGACGACATCGTGGAGAAAATCGTCCAAAGCCAAAACTTTGCAGATGTCAACAACACTGAAG ACAGTAACCTGCGTCTGTTCGTGAACCGGGACGGAACCACGGCGCTCAGCGGCATCATGCTCGGAAACAG ggtGTCTGCCGGCGGCTACGAGCCCGTGGTCATCGAGAGCCATTAA
- the LOC133933441 gene encoding uncharacterized protein LOC133933441, whose protein sequence is MAQQEIYLDRERFCCSICLDLLKDPVTTGCGHSYCKSCINSHWDKGEERGSYSCPQCRQTFTPRPVLEKNTMLADLVEELKKTGLQAAPADHCYAGPRDVACDVCTGRKLKALKSCLNCLASYCEKHLQPHLQSAALKKHKLVEPSEKLQENICSRHDEVMKTFCRTDQQCICYLCSVEEHKDHNTVSAAAERTERQRELGLRRQTIQQRVQDTERDVKLLQQEEEALNGSADKAVEDSEEIFTELIRLLEKRSSDVKQQIRFQQETEVSRVRELQERLEQEITELKRKDQELKQLSDTEDHNQFLHNYPSLSPPCGSTHSSSIRIRPLRNFEDVTAAVSQVRGRLQDILSETETEILQIVSQVDVLLPQPEPETRADFLRYSQEITLDPNTAHEHLLFSEGNRKVTWASEDQSHSNHPDRFIYHPQVLSRESLTGRCYWEVGMKVGLGAVYVAVTYKNISRAGGSNECLFGYNDKSWSLYCYGNRYIFYYKSIKTPVSGPVSSRVGVYLDHSAGVLSFYRVSDTMTLLHRVQTTFTLPLYAGVSVYPGSTAEFCKPVNNKLGTVGAESLQEVNERGRSRALYLFRGSQTVLLSLAAAEMAQQEFHLDRGRFCCSICLDLLKDPVTTGCGHSYCKSCINSHWDNGEERGSYSCPQCRQTFTPRPVLEKNTMLADLVEELKKTGLQAAPADHCYAGPGDVACDVCTGRKLKAIKSCLNCLASYCEKHLQRHLQSAALKKHKLVEPSEKLQENICSRHDEVMKMFCRTDQQCICYLCSVDEHKDHDTVTAAAERTERQRELGLRRQTIQQRVQDTEKEVKLLQQEEKALNGSADKAVEDSEEIFTELIRLLEKRSSDVKQQIRSQQETEVSRVRELQERLEQEITELKRKDQELKQLSDTEDHNQFLHNYPSLSPPCGSTHSSSIRIRPLRNFEDVTAAVSQVRGRLQDILSETETEILQIVSQVDVLLPQPEPETRADFLRYSQEITLDPNTAHEHLLLSEGNRKVTWMSKEQSYSDHPDRFTNRLQVLSRESLTGRCYWEVEVEDRGSVRVAVTYKNIRRAGRSNECLFGYNDKSWSLYCDRNSYIFYYNSIKTPVSGPVSSRVGVYLDHSAGVLSFYRVSDTMTLLHRVQTTFTQRLYAGVNVWSGATAEFCKLK, encoded by the exons ATGGCGCAGCAAGAAATTTACCTGGACAGAGAAAGATTCTGCTGTtcgatctgtctggatctactgaaggatccggtgactactggctgtggacacagctactgtaagAGCTGTATTAACTCCCACTGGgacaaaggggaggagagaggaagctacagctgccctcagtgtagacagaccttcacaccgaggcctgtcctggagaaaaacaccatgttagctgatttagtggaggagctgaagaagactggactccaagctgctcctgctgatcactgctatgctggacctagagatgtggcctgtgatgtctgcactgggagaaaactgaaagctctcaagtcctgtttgaattgtttggcctcttattgtgaaaaacacctccagcctcatcttcagtcagctgcattgaagaagcacaagctggtggagccctcggagaagctccaggagaacatctgctctcgtcacgacgaggtgatgaagacgttctgccgcactgatcagcagtgtatctgttatctctgctctgtggaggaacataaagaccacaacacagtgtcagctgcagcagaaaggactgagaggcagagagagctcgggctgaggagacaaacaatccagcagagagtccaggacacagagagagacgtgaagctgcttcaacaggaggaggaggccctcaATGGatctgctgataaagcagtggaggacagtgaggagatcttcactgagctgatccgtctgctggagaaaagaagctctgatgtgaagcagcagatcagattccagcaggaaactgaagtgagtcgagtcagagagcttcaggagagactggagcaggagatcactgagctgaagaggaaagaccaggaactgaagcagctctcagacacagaggatcacaaccagtttctacacaactacccctcactgtcaccaccctgtggatctacacactcatccagcatcaggatccgtcctctgaggaactttgaggacgtgacagcagctgtgtcccaagtcagaggtcgactacaggacattctgagtgagacagagacagagattttacagattgtgtctcaagtggatgttttactgccacaaccagaaccagagaccagagctgacttcttaagatattcacaggaaatcacactggatccaaacacagcacaCGAACATCTGTTATTTtctgaaggaaacagaaaagtaacatgGGCGAGTGAAGATCAGTCTCATTCTAatcacccagacagattcaTTTATCACCctcaggtcctgagtagagagagtctgactggacgttgttactgggaggtggggATGAAGGTGGGGCTGGGAGCAGTTTATGTagcagtcacatacaagaatatcagcagagcaggaggctcAAATGAATGTCTGTTTGGATacaatgataaatcttggtcaTTATATTGTTATGGGAACAGATATATCTTTTATTACAAGAGCATCAAgactccagtgtcaggtcctgtgtcctccagagtcggagtgtacctggatcacagtgcaggtgttctgtccttctacagagtctctgacaccatgactctcctccacagagtccagaccacattcactctgcctctctatgctggagttAGTGTTTATCCTGGAtccacagctgagttctgta aaccagtgaacaacaagctgGGAACTGTGGGAGCTGAGTCGCTGCAGGAAGTGaacgagagggggaggagcagagctCTGTATCTGTTCAGAGGAAGTCAAACTGTTCTTCtgtctctggcagcagctgaaatggcgcAGCAGGAATTTCACCTGGACAGAGGAAGATTCTGCTGTtcgatctgtctggatctactgaaggatccggtgactactggctgtggacacagctactgtaagAGCTGTATTAACTCCCACTGGGAcaatggggaggagagaggtagctacagctgtcctcagtgtagacagaccttcacaccgaggcctgtcctggagaaaaacaccatgttagctgatttagtggaggagctgaagaagactggactccaagctgctcctgctgatcactgctatgctggacctggagatgtggcctgtgatgtctgcactgggagaaaactgaaagctaTCAAGTCCTGCTTGAattgtttggcctcttattgtgaaaaacacctccagcgtcatcttcagtcagctgcattgaagaagcacaagctggtggagccctcggagaagctccaggagaacatctgctctcgtcacgacgaggtgatgaagatgttctgccgcactgatcagcagtgtatctgttatctctgctctgtggatgaacataaagaccacgacacagttacagctgcagcagaaaggactgagaggcagagagagctcgggctgaggagacaaacaatccagcagagagtccaggacacagagaaagaagtgaagctgcttcaacaggaggagaaggccctcaatggctctgctgataaagcagtggaggacagtgaggagatcttcactgagctgatccgtctgctggagaaaagaagctctgatgtgaagcagcagatcagatcccagcaggaaactgaagtgagtcgagtcagagagcttcaggagagactggagcaggagatcactgagctgaagaggaaagaccaggaactgaagcagctctcagacacagaggatcacaaccagtttctacacaactacccctcactgtcaccaccctgtggatctacacactcatccagcatcaggatccgtcctctgaggaactttgaggacgtgacagcagctgtgtcccaagtcagaggtcgactacaggacattctgagtgagacagagacagagattttacagattgtgtctcaagtggatgttttactgccacaaccagagccagagaccagagctgacttcttaagatattcacaggaaatcacactggatccaaacacagcacacgaacatctgttattatctgaaggaaacagaaaagtaacatgGATGAGTAAAGAACAGTCTTATTCTGatcacccagacagattcactAATAGGCTTCAGGTCCTcagtagagagagtctgactggacgttgttactgggaggtggaggtggaggacagaggatCAGTTCGTGTagcagtcacatacaagaatATCAGAAGAGCAGGACGCTCAAATGAATGTCTGTTTGGATacaatgataaatcttggtcaTTATATTGTGATAGAAACAGTTATATCTTTTATTACAACAGCATCAAgactccagtgtcaggtcctgtgtcctccagagtaggagtgtacctggatcacagtgcaggtgttctgtccttctacagagtctctgacaccatgactctcctccacagagtccagaccacattcactcagcgTCTCTATGCTGGAGTTAATGTTTGGTCTGGAGccacagctgagttctgtaaactcaaatag